The following are from one region of the Capsicum annuum cultivar UCD-10X-F1 chromosome 1, UCD10Xv1.1, whole genome shotgun sequence genome:
- the LOC107872592 gene encoding CRS2-associated factor 1, mitochondrial, with amino-acid sequence MHRLFSRHKKQIPSLSSTRRLYSTTGAAASSNLYSKYSFVPPPSLKPQNPNCTQSPPKKQPKPRYRPPSSLDRTGEKPVQSKLPFDFRFSYTESSPGVRPIGLREPKYSPFGPGKLDRVWTGVCAPVVDPKVGSPEDEKMVEEKRRVGRDRIQGEPLTNAERKVLVERCQRHKSKRQVNLGRDGLTHNMLNDIHNNWKHAEAVRIKCMGVPTVDMKNVCTQLEDKTFGKIIHRHGGLLVLYRGRNYHPKKRPVIPLMLWKPHEPVYPRLIKTTIDGLSIEETKEMRKRGLAAPALTRLAKNGYYGSLVPMVRDAFLTEELVRIDCKGLQKSDYKKIGCKLRDLVPCILVTFDKEQIVIWRGKNYKPSEDGFFLTERASFDNSSNDLDDHDVESESGEGITGDSN; translated from the exons ATGCACCGGTTATTCTCCCGCCACAAAAAACAAATTCCCTCACTCTCCTCCACGCGCCGCCTCTATTCTACCACCGGTGCCGCTGCTTCTTCAAATCTATATTCAAAATACTCCTTCGTACCTCCGCCGTCCCTTAAACCCCAAAACCCTAATTGCACTCAGTCACCACCTAAGAAGCAGCCCAAACCTCGGTACCGTCCGCCGTCATCACTGGACCGGACCGGTGAAAAACCGGTTCAGTCTAAGTTGCCCTTCGACTTCCGGTTCAGTTACACTGAGAGCAGTCCGGGTGTGCGGCCTATTGGGCTTCGCGAGCCCAAGTACTCGCCCTTTGGGCCTGGGAAGCTTGATAGAGTGTGGACCGGAGTGTGTGCACCTGTCGTTGACCCGAAAGTTGGGTCCCCGGAAGATGAGAAAATGGTGGAGGAGAAGAGGAGAGTTGGGAGAGACAGAATTCAGGGAGAGCCTTTGACCAATGCTGAGAGGAAAGTTCTTGTGGAAAGGTGCCAGAGGCATAAATCCAAGCGGCAAGTCAATTTGG GGAGAGATGGTTTAACACATAACATGTTGAATGATATTCATAATAACTGGAAACATGCTGAAGCTGTAAGAATAAAATGTATGGGCGTGCCTACAGTTGATATGAAGAATGTTTGCACTCAGTTGGAG GATAAGACATTTGGTAAAATCATCCACAGACATGGTGGTTTACTTGTACTCTACAGAGGAAGGAATTATCATCCCAAGAAGAGGCCTGTTATCCCCTTAATGCTTTGGAAGCCTCATGAGCCTGTATATCCAAGGCTTATAAAAACTACTATTGATGGCCTGAGTATCGAGGAAACTAAGGAAATGAGAAAAAGAGGATTAGCTGCTCCTGCATTAACAAGACTAG CCAAAAATGGTTACTATGGCAGTcttgtaccaatggtacgagatGCTTTTCTCACTGAGGAGCTGGTTCGGATAGATTGTAAAGGCCTTCAAAAGAGTGATTACAAGAAAATAGGCTGCAAACTGAGG GATTTGGTTCCTTGTATTCTCGTGACATTTGATAAAGAGCAGATTGTGATATGGAGGGGTAAAAACTACAAGCCTTCTGAGGATGGATTCTTCCTTACAGAGAGAGCATCATTTGATAATTCCAGTAATGATTTGGATGATCATGACGTTGAAAGCGAAAGTGGAGAAGGAATTACTGGTGACAGTAATTAG